The genomic segment GCTCACATGGGCATAcaaataaggcatataaatgtgttcaagtggtcatggagcATTTTCATGAtgggtgaagattcacacaataactaaaggaatatcaaatttccatctttgagagctctgctacattctctaatgaaacacCAAGaatccccaagtacaggggcaataactagtgaaggaggatggcccattgacaggccttgatattgatgactgtgatTATggacctttactcttgaaattgaaacttagcctagtattatagggtacctaagagttacctcccaagctcctccttgttgctccaatgtggcctctctctaagcctaactcagcatacaaatacaatcccttccccccagagtgggacatgactcctgggatgagcctccctggcactgagggattactgccaatcaccaactagcaatgcaactggaaaaagaccttgtccaaaagggagaaaaagtaaagataaatgagtttacaaTGCtcagaaacttcaaagtgagtcaggagttcattccaaggttacacttatgcatgtctcagcaggatctcattgactgccaaagtaaatactactcCAAATAGAGAGGCTCTTGAGGGAtgtggagacatctagacactatagtccAGGCAGATAACTCAAGAGTTAGGTGCCTTGGCAGTGgacactactttggaatttatgctccccagtatgacagaattggactcagttgtggcttCTCTATTCATGGCTCTTCtgaccttctatttgaacctataattagtactagagttggtaggtgtatgtccaagagacttaaatctttggctgtccatgtgcctgctgagtcctgaatctcagcagagttgtaaaacctactctccagttcattggcctcacccaggacaactaacaaggaggtgatggtggacaaccaccataccaaggaaccaagaaagtctacaactgcaagcaagagattcTTATCCATGGAATCTATGGGATTGAAacgccctctcaattagaggtggagtgggcatcaccatcccagaatcctcagggttggggaataacctatggactaaagtagacttactatagtattctactatagacttactgtgattctagcaatggaagaaattatatcattgatgtggaggcagtggtcactggaggttctgagggcagggaaagggaaaaacaggtgtaatatgggagcatttttgggatttgggaattgtcctgaataacactgcaatgacagatacaggccattatatatcttgccataacctatagaattgggtgggatagagtgtaaacaacaatgtaaactctaattcatgtttagtggcaatgctccaaaatgtgttcatcaattgcaatgaatataccactctaatgagggatgttgttaatgtgggaaagtgtgggagatgtgaggcgtggggcatatgggaatcccctgcattttttatgtaacatttatgtaatctaagtatctttaaaataattaaaattaaaaagagtaaGACTAACTACTGAAAAAAAAGATTGGTTTCAGAGGAAGAATTGAAGGCTAacaaaaaatagggaaaatttgtAATAATGGCAACGCTAAATAGAAAATTATTCAATGGGAGATGATAATAAATGTGTTTTCCCAGTACACTGGGAAGGTCTGGAAGAAGAGCAAAGATGATGGCCTCCCTCCCTCGtgccttgttttgttcctttcctttcagccatGTTTCTAATAAGATGTGTGGGAGGTGCATTTTCCTAGTCCCTGCCTCCTGTATCCAGACTGTTCTCTGaggtaggggttcttaactaTGGCTCCGTGAGCTtgaatcaaaatttttaaaaaaacattattcttgtggggacatattggtgTGGGTGAATACATtgattaaatagtacacagtatagtgtggacttagtaaggggtcggtggttttcacctgactggcaaaggagtccctggaacaaaaaaggttaagaacccctgctctgagGATGGAAGTTCCGGTAAAACAGGGCCTCCTGCCTCTTTTCCCCTCTGTGACAGACGGTGTGGCATGCCAGCTGGTTCTGCcagacaaaggaaaaagttgaGCTCAGACGCTCACGGACAAACCTGAGATCCCATAAAAATGGTCAACACAGAAGGGCAGGAATAAATTTCTAGTGTCATTCTTTCCTGGGAATACTGACAAATTGGGTCATGGCGGGAGACAAAGTTTCCTGTTGCAGAACCAATTTTATCATACGCTACAATGGCAGGTTAAAAAATAATTACGTAATTTCATCCCTATGGGGCGGAAAGGAGTTTCTCTAATTTGGCTTATGGCACCCTGCTCTTCTTTACAATCTGGCCGGGTTTGTTCTGGTCGAGGTCAGATGCTCTGTTTGCCCTCCCAGCCCTGTACTGGAAGAGATTGCATCACATAGTCCCCTCCTCTTGGCAATAGCTAATGCTTCACTAGCCTTTGGAGATGATTTTGCTCCAGAGGAGAAAGGTTGAACTGGGCCAAAAAAggaggagcttgaaactgcaaaatCTGGGAACCTGAATGAGGTAAAAAGAGACGGGAAAGTCTTCCCTGCCCTTCTGATAAGGAGGTCGCGTGGTCAGCTCCAGTCATTGGCAGCCACATCCATCCGCGGAGCTGACATAAAGGGACTCCCGGAGACCGGCGGCCACAACGCAGACTTGCAGGGCTCGGCAAAGTACCGGGCACCCCCAGGCGCTATGAGTTTGCCCTTGCACCCCCCGCGTTTGATTTTCTACCTCTCCACTCTTGTATTGCTCTCTTCAACATGCCTGGCAGTAAGTGCACTGTTCACAAAACCTATTTGTTTTAAAGGGGAagctgaaaaataagaaaatacatggTGAACACTgaaatttctgtattttttttctctagtaTATTGCTACCAGAGAGAACTGCTGCATCTTAGATGAAAGATTTGTAAGTAGTTTTTGTTTCTGGCTTTGTTTGAACTGGGGAAGGGCCATAAAGAAAAGGAATTCTCTTACGAATGTCATTTGGcaccttaaatatatatttttaaatagtctaGGTTTTACCTATTTTTATGTATAGACTTTAAGTGTAGCTTtaatcaagatttttaaaatattttatcgtTATATTTTCAGGGTAGTTATTGCCCAACTACCTGTGGCATTGCAGATTTTCTGTCTACTTACCAAACCAATATAGACAAGGATCTACAGACTTTGGAAGACGTCTTAAATGAAGCTGAAAACAAAACATCAGAAGTAAGAGAACTGGTCAAAGCAATGCAAGTCGTCTATAATCCTGATGAACCATCAAAACCAAGTGAGGAATTAAAGGTTCTTGACCGAAAGAATAAattaagttctgttatttttggttttgttattccacttgcttaaatattttttgtttctaatcCCATATATTTTAGGTAGGGTAGATACTGCTACTCAGAATTCcaggaaaatgatagaagaaattgAGAAATATGAAGCCACAATTTTAACACACGAGTCAAGTATTCGGTGAGCATTTTTGACTTAGTTTGTTCTACAACATTGATTTAGTTTTTATTCAGCATTCCAAACTTCAGTgtgattttttatgttttttatttttccatttaaaacatCCAATTGATATTAGGTCTGCTGTCTTGAACAAGTGGGGTAGGAGTTTGTAGTGTAGTATTAATTTATTGTTTTGTACTTGCTTTTTAATAATCATGTGGGAGAAAGGTGGTCTAGATGTCTGCAAAAACTCTTATGATCATACTTAtcaaaatgttttctcccatattCCCCATTTGTTTTACAATGTAAATTCAAATTGATGGGAATTTGAGTGTCAAAAGTAAAGTTTTGTGTAGGTGTTAGCAAATCAGCATTAAGGTATTAACGAGTAAAAGCATCAGAAGGGTCTTGACTACTAAATTAAATCATAATGAAGGTGGAgcacaaaaagaaaacatgtcTTAAGAGAACAAATTTAACAAACATTGTAAAACTACGTATTTATCATAATGCAATGAACTCACAACTAGGTCATCGCCTATTTTCACTAAGATGCTCTTTTAACTGCTTCCCAGGGTCTCGTAAACTTTCTgaaacaggatctcattgacagttttgatttcttcctcaattttttttccaaatttttctcaAAATAGCATGACCAAGTAAGAGCAGAGCAATAGTGGTCCAAGAGGGGTTTCTCACGTTTCTGAGATCAGAGGactattgttatttttgttaacGATTGTAATTTGTATTGTTATTAGCCATCACTGAAGTTAAGGAGACTATTGTCCAGAACTTTCCTAAGGCACAGTAGAGAAAAAAGTGGTCAGATAGTTTGCCTTCCTTTCTTTACCTCAAAGAAAGATGTAACAGTTTGTGCACTGTAGAtagttttctcttatttctgaatatattcaaAGTTACCCTATGAAAAACTACAAAAGTAGGATTTTTAATTTCCCCAGATCTTTTCTGAAGCTATGTTAACAGAAATATTAAGTGTTTTGTTATATGTAAGACACTGCCCCACATAGTTTTGCCATGTAAGTTATAGTTTGAAGAGGATAAATTGATCCTCAGTAGACccacaaatgaaaaagaataatactTCATCACATTTGAACTACTAAACAGAGCCTTTCCTGCTTCATATTCATCAGCAAATATTCCTAATAACCAGGCTTATCAGTTGTGTAGATCATTATCTGCTCCTCCTTATGCATAAGGTATAAAAATCAGATTGACCCCTGTGCAGTGCATTTGTGTTTTGAACAAGgacttttcagattttttctgtTCAGAGTTGAAATTGTATGTCCCCATTGTAGGTGGGAAAATTCAGGTCAAAATTGTATTCCTGTTTTAATtgaacttttttgtttgttttaaaaaaaaatagaattttattcaCTTCAACCTAGTTGTATAATTTCACAGTTTCCCCAGGAATTtgacaattaaaataatttgtcagGAAGTGATTCTTGAGAAAATAAGGGAGTATTTATTTAAGAAAACTCAAAATTATTCCTCTGAAGGTAACACTCTATCATCTTATTATTTTGCTTGTAGATTTTTGCTGGATATATATAATTCAAATAACCAGAAGATTGCTAACCTGAAACAGAAGGCACTCCAGCTTGAAGCAAAGTGTCAGGAACCTTGCAAAGATACAGTACAAATACATGATAAAACAGGGAAAGGTAAGTTAAAGatttgtattagtattatattcaCCAAAGTCGATACACAAAGTAAAAATGATTGTATGTGTTGGAATGTACAGGACTAATTTGGAAGGTGTCTAGATTGTAAATCTAAAGATTCCAATTTCCTGAACTTTTCCTGAGTAGCTGAAAATTGTTTGAAAGGAATGATGAGATGGGGAGCAAGAAAATACTTCGTTTGGAGATGAATAGTTTAAAACATGCTTCAAAGCTCTTTTCAAGGTTGAGACACTACCCTGGATTTCAAACCACAGtaaaatttcttctccttcttcagATTGTCAAGACATTGCAAACAAGGGAGCCAAAGAGAGTGGGCTTTACTTTATCAAACCTCTGAAAGCTAAGAAGCAGTTCTTAGTCTACTGCGAAATCGATGCATCTGGAAATGGATGGACTGTGCTTCAGCAggtattttttcctcctttgtatTTAATAAATGCCCACATTGTTTCTGCCACATGCCAGATGATTTTCTAAGCGCTTTgatcatttaaccctcacaacatCCCTCTGAGGTCGGTACTATTATTACCTTTATTTCCAGATCGGAAAACTGAGATATAAGAGGttcaataacttgcccaaggtcacatcaTGATGAGTAATAGAGTCAGAATTCCAGGCAGTCAGATTCCAGCATTTGTACTCTACACTATGCTGGCACTTCTGATTTAGATTCTTGATAGCACATAAAAACAGTATTGTAGGGATATAGAAATAGAAGGGCCTTCTTTCATAGGTTGCTCATCACAGGAAGACCCCCCAGAGGACACAATTGTGCTGTTGTAAGACAAGCGCTCTTTGTTGCCTCTGGCACGCACTGAGGATCCTGGCTTGCCTACCTTCAACCACTGTTACAACTATTCCTGCAGGGGGATTTCAGAGGGAGTAAGCAGTGCAGGCTTTGACCTGAGAGACACATATTGAGCAATGGGTTAACCATCCACAAGCAGCACAAAAATCAGCAATATTGAGCTGGAGTCTGAAGTCCTCTAGGtctctttaaaactaccattaATTTAGAATTGGTCATGTGCTAGGCATGCTTCTAagtatttctcttacattctctCATGCAATCCTTGCAGCAGTGCTAAGAAGTAAGCATCAGCCTTCTCATTTtgacagatgaggacactgaggcagcTTGTCCTAGGTCATTTAGTTAGTAGATGATAAAGTCATACActcaatatttcaaataaaatatgcatAACTTTCCTTTATGTCCACTAACAATATTTGGTTTCCTTTTGTCCATGCAAATGTGGACTTAGAGACTTGATGGCAGTCTGGACTTCAAGAAAACTTGGATTCAATATAAAGAAGGGTTTGGGCATCTGTCTCCTACTGGCACAACAGAGTTTTGGCTGGGAAATGAGAAGATCCATTTGATAACCACGCAGTCTGCAATACCATATGCATTAAGAGTGCAATTGGAGGACTGGAGTGGCAGAACCAGGTACTCTTTAGAAAggactttttaactttttactgtAGGGACCATCTGAAATGTACACTATTCAGCTAGACCAATGGCCAAGGCAGTCTACCAAATGCATTTTCATCGGACCATTTTCCCCAGGAATTACTTTGGTTCTTGGGCAGTCCCAAAGAGGTAGTCAGATCCTATCCTTGCTGTATCTGAGTATTTTTGTGCAATCTACTATCTCTGAGTATCATTCAAAATAATACTgatatttattgagattttaaTATGAAGTTGAAATTGAGCATGAAATTATAACCTTATCTAATCCAAAAAACTATTTTATTGTGTAGGTACTGTTATTGATCCCACATAATGGAATAATTTGCCCAACCTCACATTGTTAGTAAATAGCAAAGGTGGGATTTGAACTCATATAGTTGATTCCAGAGCCCACCTTCTTAACCACTATCCTGACTGAAAAGCCAATCCATCTTTAAATTTCCCAATGCTTTAAGGTCCAATCAGCCAGGCCAATCCATGGGCTACCTTAAAATTAAATTAGCCCCCTCCCGTGGTGAGATAGACCTCCATTTACCCATAGAGCTCTCTGGGTCCTTTGAGCATTGCATACCTAATTAAAATGAGGAGAAATATCCTAACCTCTTGTCATGTCTTTGGAATAAAGAAATACATTCCGTTTCCAAAGAGgtaactttttttccccctcgtATACCCAGAATAGTACCATAGTACTACAGAATTATGGTCCTCTTTCACTATTTTTTTCTGGGGGAGAATCTCAATCTGACTTCTACAGTTCATGCTTTGTGGGCCACAAGGGACTAGTTCATTTCACTGATGCTCTCAGAAGCCCTTCTACTTTTCACTACTGCACTACCTTAGGAAAGAAAATTCCCTTTAGAACCTTACCCTTCCAGTGGTATGAGTGGCTAATGGTGCTGTAACTCCTTCTACTTTGATGCATTAATTAATGATCACTAATTGTCAGGTAATTTCCAAGGTCTATGATAATTGTACACACAAtgccaaatatttaaataaaagtagaaaatgtGAAATTAGTCAGATTCATCCAATCATCTTGACTTAATGTTAGGCTCTTATAGGCAAAAGATAGACTATAGTGTGACGTTTTCAGTTTTCACTGGAATGTCCTGGAACCTTTTTAGACCCAGGGTGTCTGTAAGCTCTGAACTGGTTGGCACATACATTGATTCTTGCCAGATTTGCAGAAAGCATCACTCACTGAGCATTTTTCAGTCTTAAGAAGCCCAGTTAAAATTCCAGTCAACTCTCTTATGGAAAAAGGAACTTCAGAGATCCTTTTTGAAGCTCAGGTTATggatatttttcttcccttcttcccagtTCTGCAGACTATTCCACGTTCAGGGTGACACCTGAAGCTGACAAATACCGCCTCACATATGCGTACTTCATTGGTGGAGATGCCGGTGACGCCTTCGATGGCTTTGATTTTGGTGATGATTCTAGTGATAAATATTTCACATCTCACAATGGCATGCAGTTCAGTACCTGGGACAATGACAATGATAAGTTTGAAGGCAACTGTGCTGAACAGGATGGGTCTGGTTGGTGGATGAACAAGTGCCATGCTGGCCACCTCAACGGAATTTATTACCAAggtatggctttttttttcagatctctGAATCAGTGTATGGTCTATATTTTTACAAAAGGTAATAGGTAGATATAAGGAAGTGAGAAATTACTAGTAAAGTAATTGTAGCTCTTACCATGCCATGTTTTATTTGACGTCAGCAATGGATAATGTTGAACTTATACCTAAAATAAGCCTctttacaagaaacccacctcaTGCAAACTATCCAGTGGTTTGTTATTGTACTTGAAGCTACCATCATTGGAGTTGGCACTTATGGTGTTCTCTTGTAGGCATATCAAACATATGATCTGAGTAGACTAAGTATCACATTTATGCTTAACACATTAGCTTGGTTCAACTTCCCATTAGCTATGTGCCAGATATAATCAGTAAGCTGATGTCTGAAAGGATAGAATAAAGAATAGGGAAGTACTGGCTAGGACAGGAAGCCATGAAAGCTTGAGAGGAGAAGACACAGGTCTGAGGAATATAGGCTGGACTCACTTTATGACTGAGAGGCAGGTTATCGTTTAATATAAAGCTGGAGAGGCTCTGAAGGTTGGCTTTTCTTACCATCCAACAGTTATGTGCAGGAAAGCTTTACTGATGTTAAGGGATCCATCAAGAATCTTAAAATATGGTTATCTTATCTACTGATGCACAACCTTCCCTCCTCAGGGTACTGACCTGGGGAGAGCCAACTTGGAATCTTGTCAGAGACTGTTTGTACTTGCCCTTTGTTTTTCACTACTCTTTTTGAGAAACCTAACTTATCTTTACATCTACAAACCCCACCATTAGAAGAAGCTTTGGGGAGGTGTTTAAGCGCTATGACCAGCGTAGCCATTTTGATAAACTCTGGTACACTCTAATATTGAAGACAGGTAACTCCTCACATTGCATGAGATCTGTCTGGTGTCCAGTGACTAGGAAAAGGTGAATCAACCTATTCACTTTATAATGGTGatgtaaaataaaattccagAACCATTTTCTAAATTCCCTCATACTTGATGCAATTCTCCATCAAATTGTTTTCAGCTAATCTGAGATCACCTGCCCAAGAATCTTGTGATTCCTGCCGTTCTGGCATGCCTGAGAAAAGATGGTCCATAACAGTTGAATCAGGGCGGCTCAGCTTAGGGAAAGAGGCCATTGGGGGACCTCTGGGGTTCTTAACCCTGTTACTAGTGAATAAAGTTCAAGAGTGGATGAGGCTCTGACTCAAAATACAGATGTAAGGGATTGTTTAAGAGTAAATTATTTCAATTGGGAATTGAGATTTTAggaattttaacaatattttcaaTTGGTACATAAACCTATAAAGTTGATGTTAGTGGTAATGAACTTCAAAATGTACTGTTCTTTATAGACTTGCTGAGGTAAGGAAATTCAAGAACAATAATGTGTATGTCTACAACTTGTTTTAGGTGGCACTTACTCAAAAGCATCTACTCCTAATGGTTATGATAATGGCATTATTTGGGCCACTTGGAAATCCCGGTGGTATTCCATGAAGAAAACCACCATGAAGATTATCCCATTAAACAGACTCTCCATTGGAGAAGGACAGCAGCACCACTTGGGGGGAGCCAAACAGGTCGGAACAGAACATCATGTTGAGATAGACTATGACTAAACCATTTCACACGGGCGTTATTTGTAGAGAAGAACTACCATGTTAATTTCTATTGGcccaaaatttttcaaaaaaatttcaaaaacatttctcttgctatatttattaacttttagtcctcttttaagaatttttatccTTAAGTGGAAATTCAAACTCACGTTGGAGTATATTCCAAATTATTGAACTCAGTTGTTATAGAATCCTTATTTGAGGAAAGAACATTTTGGTTTATTTCCTAAATATGCAATAATAAAACTACTGCCATGTTTTATAATGGTCAGTCTTGGtaattattttttgctttctatTAGCTCTTAAACATTTTAGCATATactaattaaaaaagtaaattttagcATTTCAAATGCCTAAATATTTTCCTCATGGTTATTGCCCCTAATTCATCccatatttaattctttttaagtGAAGagaattgtgtatatatatatatatattatatatatttttgttttggtcATAGGCTGGAGACGTTTAAAGACCATTTCAAAAgtgatttgcttttttaaaggACTTTATCTGAACAGAGAACTATAATATTTTTCCTATGAAACAATGGACTTGCAAAGCCTCACTTCatattaagaataaaaagaaCCCATGTTGAAAACTCCACTAATAGTTTTATGCTGGTGATAATTTTTCTACATGCCATTTCAATAAACCTTTTGTTCGTGCCTTTTATTTACCATTAAAAAGTCTCTTTCCTTCAGTTAAGTAATTACAGATTGAGCAATCATCAGTAGTTACAAAGTCCTCACTTTAAAAGTTAAACACCATACCTGACTCTTGGGAAGTTACTAAGGAAACAGAAATCATGGGTTTAGTTCTCCAGGGGATATAAGATAAAAGGCCAGAAAGCACAAGaaaacatcattaaccattagggacatgcaaatcaaaaccacagtgagatactattTCTCATCCAATAGAATGGTtgctatttaaaacaaacaaacagataataacaagtattggagaggttGTGGGAGCAAtatgaacactcattcattgctggtaacaatgtaaaatggtgcagctactgtggaagacagtttggcggtacCTCAGAAATctatgtatagaattaccatatgatccagcaataccgtAATTGGTATATGCccgaagaactgaaaataaggacttgagcagatatttgcacaacgaTGTTCCcagcagcataattcacaattaccaaaagatggaagagtccatcaaccaatgaatgaataaataaaatgtggtatatacacacaaaggaatattattcatccaaaaaaggaatgaagccctgataAATGCGCCAACATGGTTGaacccttgaagacatcatgttgagccacgcacaaaaggaaaaatattgtacgAACTtgctgatttgaaacaattagaataagcaaactcagaaagccagaatctagaatataggttactagaggacagggtggggatagggaatgggaaattaaggcttaaaatgtacagggttcctatttggaatgatgggcATGTTTTGGTAAagaatggtggtaatggtagcgcaacattgtgaatgcagttagtagactgaaatatgtatctggatatgattaaaaggggaaaatgttagattgtataccTTGGAACTACACTATATAAACAAAGAATCAATTTAAACCATGGTAGTATAttactaatatataataatagtataattattaaaGTGTGCTATCAGCAAATGTAAcgaatgttccacaccaatgcaaggtgttgctgcTGGGGTGGGGTATGGAAATTCTGTCTTTTATGCATGATCTGTCTGAAcatggaaacatttaaaaataatacttagtataactttcagatgaaaaataattttacaataataattctgttaaaatatatatacattttaacaaAGTCTAATCTTGACCTATGTTTTAATTGTACATAGTTGTCCTTCATTTAAAGAAagtataatataaaatgtaataaaataaatttcaagtcTGAAATTTTCTAAGATTTCCCTTGATCACTTATGCAGTGCCTCTTCTGAAACATCAGTTATAATGTTTGTTTGAAAACTTTTTGACTCTCCCTGGTTTTGTGGGTGTCCTGAGCTCATATTCGATCTGCATATTGTGCATTTAGTCCAGCAGCTATTAGTAGAAAAGTGCTTCTAactttttctttatataacaaAGTATTGTTTGATGTGTTATGATAGTacacattactttttaaattaattttaaaacccACAGAAATACATAATTGATTTCAAAACCAAGAAAAAGAGATGCACTTTATGATTCTGTTTTTTAGTTATTAGCCTTTGGTAGCAAACTTGGAAGGGCTATAGTTTAAGAAATAAGGTGTGGAAATCCTTCCAGATTGATTTGGAGCATATCTCCACAAATAAAATGGAACTTGAAATAATTATCTTAATAAATCAACCAAAATATCTgcttgaaagtaaaaaaaaaaattggggaccTTCACAACAAAAGTATTTGTTTTCTTCACAATTCAAACCACAGGTACTTTTTGCTCAACCCTCACCTTTAATTTCCTAGACATGAAAAAACTCATTCCACTTTAAAATGTGGAGGC from the Dasypus novemcinctus isolate mDasNov1 chromosome 1, mDasNov1.1.hap2, whole genome shotgun sequence genome contains:
- the FGG gene encoding fibrinogen gamma chain → MSLPLHPPRLIFYLSTLVLLSSTCLAYIATRENCCILDERFGSYCPTTCGIADFLSTYQTNIDKDLQTLEDVLNEAENKTSEVRELVKAMQVVYNPDEPSKPSRVDTATQNSRKMIEEIEKYEATILTHESSIRFLLDIYNSNNQKIANLKQKALQLEAKCQEPCKDTVQIHDKTGKDCQDIANKGAKESGLYFIKPLKAKKQFLVYCEIDASGNGWTVLQQRLDGSLDFKKTWIQYKEGFGHLSPTGTTEFWLGNEKIHLITTQSAIPYALRVQLEDWSGRTSSADYSTFRVTPEADKYRLTYAYFIGGDAGDAFDGFDFGDDSSDKYFTSHNGMQFSTWDNDNDKFEGNCAEQDGSGWWMNKCHAGHLNGIYYQGGTYSKASTPNGYDNGIIWATWKSRWYSMKKTTMKIIPLNRLSIGEGQQHHLGGAKQAGDV